The following is a genomic window from Actinomadura rubteroloni.
CGATCCCACAGGGCGTCCAGGACGTCGGCCGGAACGTCCTTCGGGTAGAGGCGGCGGTCCGGCACGGCGGCGCGCAGGTCGCGCGGGAGGGCGGACGGACGCGTCGGATGCCCCGTCAGCAGCGCGAACGCCTTGACGTTGAACGTGAAGCCGTCGGGCGTCCGGTCCCGCCAGGCGCGCACGGTCTGCTCCGACGGCGGCGCGTAGTAGGTGGAGTCCACCTCGACCAGCGGGAACTGCGTGGCGTAGTACCGCAGCCGCGCCTCGGGGGTGCGGGCCTCGGCCGGGTACCAGCCCGAGGCGATCAGCGTCCGGTGCGTCCAGGAGGCCGTGCCGACCAGGATCTCTCCCATGCCGGCCCGGCTTACCCGACGGGCTAGAGGTAATGCCCGAGCAGTTCCTCGGGCTTGTCCAGGACGGGCGGAAGATCCTCCGGGAGCAGCGTCACCAGCGACCGCCGCGACGGCGACGGATGCGACGCGATCCGTTCGGACTGCCGCGCGGTGGCCACGTCCAGCAGGTTCCGCATCAGCCGCCCATTGCCGAACGACGACCCGCGCGGCGTGCCGCGCAGCATCCGGCCGAGCCGGTCCCGCGTGCCGTCGGCGAGGGCGAATCCGCTGTCGTCGGCCAGGTACTCGAACACCTGGATCAGCTCGGGGTCGGTGTAGTCGTCGAAGTGGATCTGCTTGGGGAACCGCGAGTCCAGGCCGGGGTTGGCGGCCAGGAACTCCTTCATCTCCCGCTCGTATCCGGCGACGACGACCACCAGGTCCTCGCGGTGGTCCTCCATCAGCTTCACGAGTTCGGCGATCGCCTCGTAGCCGTAGTCGCCCTTCAGGGCGGACTGGCTCAGCGTGTACGCCTCGTCGATGAACAGGACCCCGCCGAGCGCGCGCTCCACGAGCCGCCGGGTGCGGGGCGCGGTCTGCCCGATGTACTCGCCGACCAGATGCGCCCGCGATGCCTCCACCAGGTGCCCGGACGACAGGACGCCGAGCCGCTTGTAGATCCGTCCGAGCAGCCGCGCCACCATCGTCTTGCCGGTGCCGGGGTTGCCGGTGAAGACCATGTGCCGCGTCGGCGGCGCGACCTTCAGCCCCGCGTCGCGCCGCAGCCGCGCGGCCTGCGTGCCCGCGACGAGCAGCGCGATCTCCTTCTTGACGGTGTCCAGCCCGGTGAGCGCGGTGAGGTCGGCGAGCGGGTTGCCGATCGTCTGCCCGGTGTCGAGCGTGAGCGGCAGGTCCTGCTTGCGGACGACCGGCTCCCCGTCGCGGGTGAGGACGCGCGGCATGACCTGGTCGGCGAGGTGGCGGGCGAGGCGCGCGTTGCGGAGCGTCTGGACGGGCGGCGTCAGCGCGAGCAGTTCCCCGGCGGCGCCGGCGGCCTGCCGGGTGACGCGCCCGCCGGCCGCCTCGACGGCCCGCCGGAACAGCTCGGCGTGCCCCTCGGCGGTGAACGGGCGCGAGTGGGCGATCCGGAACTGCTGCGGCAGCGCCGGGTCGACCTCGCGGATGCGCTCGTCCCCGGCCGCGCCGCACAGCGCGACGAGGTGCAGGTCGGGGTGGATCGCGAGGACGCGGTTCAGCTCGGCCGCGAACACCTCGCCGTTGCCCGGGTCGGTGATCACCGCGTCCAGCCCGTCGATGATCATCAGCCGGTCGCCGACCGAGTCGCGGGCGTCGGCGTGCAGCCGCGCGACGGCGTCCGACAGCCGCTGCCCGACGAACAGGTTCCCGGTGAGCCAGAGCGGGTCCCGGCCGAGGGACAGGGCGCGGCCGAGTTCCTGCGCGGCGTCCCGTTTGCCGGTGCTGTCGGGGCCGGCGAGGAGCAGCCGGACGGTGCCCCCGGCCGCGACGGTCTCGCGCAGCGCCGCGACGATCTCGGGCTGCTCGACCAGCCGCGCGCCGATGGGCGGGGCCTGCGGCTCGCCGGACGCGCCGTCGGCCGTGGCGGGCGTCGCCCGGGGGACCTGCCGGAGCGTGTCGCCGAGCGCGTTCACCACGCGGCGGCGCGGCCCGAAGATCCGCCGCAGGTCGGTCTGGAACTGCCGGACGGGGATCCACTCGGTGCGCGGGAACCACGGGTCGCCGGGCAGGCCCTGGACGGTCGCGACGAACCGCATCGCCATGTCCAGCCAGGCCCGGCACGCGTCCGCCGCGCCCTCGACCAGCGCGCGGGCGAGCCACGCCTGCGTGTGCTCCTGCCAGCGGGCGGCCTTGAACCCGCGCCGCTCGGCGGCGAACCGCTCGCGCAGGGCGCCGTAGCGGTCCTCGCCGAGCGCGACGACCATCTCGGCGGGGACGTGCTCCATGCTGCCCTGGAGCAGCAGCCGGGCCAGGTGCGTGGTGACGCTCTCCTCGACGGGCGCGGCGGCGTTCAGGTGCTCGAACGCGGCCAGCAGCCCTTGGACGACCCACTCCAGATAGCCGACGGGGCCGAGCAGTTCGGGCAGCAGCGCGATCGTCTCGTCGTCGGCGCGGGCGCTCCAGTGCTCGCGCAGCTCCAGCTTCGGGAGGTTGACGTCGCAGTCCGGCGGGTCGGCGTAGAGGCGCAGCAGGGCGGCGCGGCGCTCGTCCAGCGGCGCGATGCCCTCCAGCGCGACGAGCGCGTCCCGGGCCAGATCGATCGCCAGCTCGCGGTCGGCGACCTCGATGAGCCAGTCCACCGGGGGGCGCCACCGGCCGCCGGGCGCGTCCCAGCGGGTCATGCGGGAGTTGAGCTGCGCCGGGTTGACGAGATGGCGGCCGAGCAGCCGCTCGGGGAGCTGCGACCACGAGCCGGCCTTGATCGCGCCGCCGCCGGGCAGGTAGGCGAGGATCCCGAAGGTCTCGGCCAGGACGAGCGGCGCGGGCAGGGTCAGCAGCTTGTGCTCGTCGGTGGTGAGCCCGGCGGCGCGCGGGTCGGCGGCCAGCGCGTCGATCCGGGCGCTGACCTGCTCGAACAGGCCGTCCGGCACGCGCCAGGGCCCGTAGGCGTAGACGTCGAGGACCGGCTCGTCGGTGAGCAGTAGCTCCAGATGCTCCGGCAGCCGCAACGCAATCTCCCCAAGATTCAACAAAGCCGTGGTAACAGCCTACGAGCGTCGGCGGCTGCTCCGCGCGCCCGAACTCACAACCCGTCGCGGCGATCACGGCCGGCGGGGCCGCCGCAGGGCCTCGACGGCCAGCCGCGCGGCGGCGCCGATCACGGCGTCGGCCTGCGGCAGCGCCGCCACGGGACGGGCGGCGCGGGTGAACACGGCGACGGCGTACCGGCCGCCGTCGGGATATTCGACGACGCCGATCTCGTTGCGGATCGTCGGCAGAGTGCCGGTCTTGCCGCCCACCCGGACGTCGTCGAACGGGAAGCCCGCCGACAGCCGGTGCGGCCAGACCTGGAGGCCGAACATCCGCCGCATCTGCGCGCACGCGGCGGGCGGGGCGGCCTCGTCGCGCCAGACGAGCCCGAGCAGCGCGGCCATCTCGCGGGGCGTGGAACGGGACGTCAGGACCGGGTTCAGCGCCCGGATGCGCTCCAGGAGCCCGGGTTCGTCCAGCCGGGCCCACAGCTCGCCGAAGTCGGCGGCGCCCGCGTCGGCGAGCATCCCGGCGAACAGCTCGCGGGCGTCGCCGGTGATCCGGGTGGCGGTGAGGCCGAGCCCGGCCAGGACGGCGTTGACGGCGTCCGCGCCGCCGACCCGGTCGTAGAGGGCGTCCGCCGCCGCGTTGTCGCTGACGGTGATCATGAGGGCGGCCAGGTCGCGGAGGGAGAGCGTGACGTCGTCCAGCAGGATCGACGTCCCGGTCGGCCCCTCCGCGCGGTCCCCGGGCCGCAGCGTGACGCGTTCGGCCGGGTCGAGCAGCCCCGCGGCGGCCTGCCGGAAGAACGCGACGAGCAGCGGCACCTTGAACACCGACGCGAGCACGACGGGCTCGTCGGCGCGGACCCGCACGCTGCGGCCGGTGTCGACGTCCTCGGCGTGGAGCCAGCCGGCGACCCCGGCGGCGCGGAACGCGTCCTCGACGGCCTTCACGCGAGGAACCCCGAGGACGGGCGGAACTCGACGCGGCGGAGCGGGCCTGCGCCGAGCGGGGTCATGCCGGCCTCGGTGCGGAGCACGGCGGTGGCGACGGCGGCGAAGTCGGCGACGGCCGGGTCGGCGCCGTCGGCGCGCCAGGCGCAGGACGTCCGCCAGACGATCGGGTCCCCGGCGAGCGCCCGCCACGCGGTGCCGGGCGGGATCGCGGCGGGTTCGGGGACGAGCGCGACGGCCGTCCCGGACAGGACGAGCCCGAGCGCGAACTCGGCGCGGCGCGCGGTGTGGACGGCGGGCGGGTCGTAGCCGTCGCGGCGGCACGCGGCGAGCCATTCGTCGTGGCTGCCGGGCGCCTCGTCGCGGGGGAACAGGACGAGGTCGCGGCCCGCGAGGTCGCCGAGCCGCAGGTCCGCCGGGGCGTCGGCGGCGGGCAACAGCGCGCCGATCCGCTGGCCGAGCATCGGGCCGAGCGCGAGGCCGCGCGTGTCGGTGGGGTGGCGCAGCACGCCGGCGTCCAGGGTGCCGTCGGCGAGCGCGGCGGCCTGCCGGCCGGTGGCGATCTCGCGCAGGTCCAGCCGGACGGCGGGCCGCCGGGCGCGGAACGCGGCGATGAGCGCGGCGACGACGCCGCCGCCGAGCCCGGCGGGGATCCCGGCGCGCAGCGCGCCGTCCGCGCTCTGCCGGACGCGGTCGCCGAGCGTGTGGACGCGGTCGGCGAGGGCGAGGAGTTCGCGGGCGTCGTCCAGCAGGAGCCGTCCGGCGGGGGTCGGGACGACGCGGCGGCTGGAGCGGTCGAACAGCGTGACGCCGAGTTCGGTCTCCAGCCGCCGGATCCGCTGGCTGAGCGGCGGCTGGGCCATGCCGAGCCGTTCGGCGGCCCGGCCGAAGTGCAGTTCCTCGGCGACCGCGACGAAGCACCGCAGATGGCCGACGAGGTTCACGGCCAGCGACGATATCAAATCCGATATACAACTGAGAATCATATGAATCTTGGACAAAATGCCGCCGACCTGGTGTCCTGTCCGCCGGGGATCCACGACGGACGGGGGACGGGATGCGACGGGCCTGGCTCGTGATCGCGGTGATCGCGGCGGTGCTGGCGGGCGGGGGAGCGTTCTGGCTCCTGCGCGGGGACGACGGGCCGGGCGACACGGCCCGCCGCTACCTCGCCGCGTGGACGCGCGGCGACTTCCCGGCCGTGGCGGCGCTGACCGAGGGCGCCCCGCCCGACCTCGCGCGGCGGCTGGGCACGGCCCGCGACGACATGGCGGCATCACGGCAGGTCTACACCGTCGCGTCCACGGGCGACAAAACCGTGTCGTTCGAGGCCGCCTTCACCCTCGCCGGGAACCGGACGTGGTCGTACACGGGCGTCCTGCCGTTCACCAAGTCCGGCGGGAAGTGGCGGGTGGCGTGGACGCCGGAGATCCTCTACCCCGGGCTCAAGGACGGCCAGCGGCTGCGCACCTCGCGGGCCTGGCCGTCGCGGGCGGCCGTCCACGCGGCCGACGGCACGACGCTGAGCGGCCCGGGCTCGGCGGGCCAGCTCGCCGGGACGACCGCGCCCGCCACGGCCGACGCCGCGCGCAAGCTCGGCGCCCCCTACAAGAAGGGCGACCTGGCCGGCACCGACGGCCTCCAGCACCAGTACGAGCGGCGGCTCGCCGGGACGCCCGCGCTGGCCGTCCAGATCGTGGACGGCTCCGGCGCCGTCGTGAAGACCCTCCAGCGCTTCGGCGGCAAGGACGGCACGCCGCTCACGACGACGATCGACGCGAAGGCGCAGCGGGCCGCGTCCGCCGCGCTCGCGGGCGTGGACAAGCCCGCCTCGCTCGTCGCGCTCCGCCCGTCCACGGGCGAGATCCTGGCGGTCGCCAACAAGCCCGGCGGCTACAACCGGGCGCTGATGGGCCGCTACCCGCCCGGTTCCACGTTCAAGGTCGTCACTGCGGCGGCGCTGGTCGCGGGCGGGATGGGCGCGGGGACGCCGGTCGCGTGCCCGGCGACGGTGTCGATCGGCGGCCGGACGTTCAAGAACAGCGAGTACGAGAAGTTCGGGACCGTCCCGCTCCGGGACGCGTTCGCGCACTCGTGCAACACGACGTTCGCCAAGCTCGCCGTGGACCGGCTCGGCGAGAAGCGCCTGGCGCAGGTCGCCGCGCAGTTCGGGTTCAACGCGCCGATCATCGGCGGGCTGCCCGCCGTCCGCGCCGCGTTCCCCGCCACCGCCGACGCGACCGGCCTGGCCGCCGCCGCGTTCGGCCAGGGCGAGGTGCTGACGAGCCCGCTCAACATGGCGGCCGTCGCGGGCGCGGCGGCGGCGGGCACGTGGCGGTCGCCGCGCATCGTGGCGCCGGGACTCGTCTCGCAGGCCGTGGACGCGGGCGGGCGCAGGCCCGAGCCGCCGCACGCCCTCGACCCGGGCGTCAAGCGCGCCCTGCACACGCTGATGCCCGCCGTGGTCAGCGAGGGCACGGCGCGCGGGGTGGACTTCCCGTCCGGGACGGCGGGCAAGACCGGCACCGCCGAGTTCGGCTCCGGGACGAACCCGCCCACGCACGCCTGGTTCATCGGCTACCGGGGCGACCTGGCGTTCGCCGTGGTGATCGAGGGCGGCGGCACCGGGGCCGAGGCGGCGGCGCCCGTCGCGGCGGCGTTCCTGCGCGCCGCGTCATGAGCCGGGCTCAGAGCCAGCCGTTGCGCTTGAACACGCCGTAGAGCCCGACGCCGAGCACGACGAGCACGACGGAGCTGACCACGAACCCCGACGACGCGTCCCGGCCCGGGAAGGCCAGGTTCTGCCCGAAGAACCCGGTCACGGCCGTCGGGACGGCGATGATCGCGGCCCAGCTCGTGACCTTCTTCATCACCTCGTTCAGCCGGTTGTCCTGGAGCGCGATACGCGTTTCGAGCAGGTCGGCAACAAGGTCGCGCAGCCCGTCGGTCCACTCGCCGACGTGCAGCGCGTGGTCGTAGACGTCCTGGTAGTAGGGCCGCATCGAGTCCGGGACGAGTTCGGTGTCGCGGCGCAGCAGCGTGCTCAAGATCTCCCGCATCGGCAGCGCGACGCGGCGCAGCGCGCCGAGGTTCTTGCGGAGCCGGAAGCTGCGGTGCTGGATCTCGCGGCCCTGCGGCGCGTCGTCGAAGACCAGTTCCTCCACGGCGTCGGTCTCGTCGTCCAAAGCCTGGACGGCGTCGAGCTGCCCGTCCACGATCTGGTCGAGCAGCCCGTACAGCAGCAGGGACCGGACGTTCTCCGCCTCGTCGGCCACGCCCCGGCGCCACAGCGAGAGGTCGTCGTCCCAGCGCCGGACGAGCCCGTCCATGTCGAACGCGTCGTCGTCGCGGACGGTCACGAGCGCCCGGTCGCAGACGAACGCCGACACCTCGTGCAGCGCGAGCCGCCCTTTCGCGGCGGACGCGGCGTAGAGGTTGAGGAAGAGGTAGCCGGTGTAGCGGTCGAGCTTGGTGCGCTCCCGGTGGGTGACGGCGTCCTCCAGCGCGACGTGGTCGAGGCCGAGCACGTCGGCGACGAGCCGCAGATCGTCCTCGGACGGGGCGCACAGGTCCACCCAGACGGCGGCGTCGGCGTCGGCGACGCGGTCGCGCAGTTCGCTGAGCGGGAAGTCGTCCGCCGTGGTCTTCCCGCCGCGCCACTGACGCGTGCGGACGTGGGACGGTTGCGCGGAGCCGGAGGTCATGGCGACCCTTATACCCGGATGCGCCGCTTCCACCGTCGGCCGCCCGCCCTCAACGCCGTAGCCCACGGGGAAGCCGAGCCGCGTCGAGGACGGCGGCCGTCGGCTGGCGCGGCGCGAGACGGCCGGCGGCCAGTTGAGACGCGACCGCCTCGGCCAAGGAGTTTCAGCGCGGTGGGGCGGTGGACGCGCGTACGACCAGGGAGCCGGGCAGCGCGACGGACGCGGGGCGCCGCCCGTCGAGCAGGTCGAGCAAAGCCGTCATGCCGCGTGCGCCGAGGTCCCCGGCGGGCAGCCGGACGGTCGTCAGCTCCGGTTCCAGCGCGGTGGCGAGCTGCTCGTCGTCGAAGCCGGTGACGGACACGTCGCCGGGCACGTTCAGGCCGCGCAGCCGGGCGGCCTTGTAGGCGCCGGCGGCCATCACGTCGTCGTCGCAGATCAGCGCGGTCGGGTGGGACGGGCCGTCCAGCAGCGCGCCCGCCGCGTCCCGGGCCGCCGCGACGTCCAGCGCGGCGGCGGCGCGCGTCCACGCGCCGCCCGGCAGCGCGTCCACGGCGGAGGCGAGGGCGGCGCCCCGTGCGTGGAACGTCCACTGGTCCAGCGCCGCCGCGACGTGCCCGAACCGGCGGTGGCCGAGGGCGGCGAGATGCGCGACGACCGCGCGCATGCCGTCCTCGACGGCGAACGCCACGGTCGGGACGGGCCCGGCGGGGTCGCTGTCGAGCAGGACGAGCGGGAGGCCGCCGAACCCGGACGGGACGTCCGGCCCGACCGACGACACCAGGACCCCGTCGATCGCCTCTTGGGACGCGGCGAACGGGCTCCCCGCGGGGCCGGCGCCGTCCGGCCACGGGTAGAGGACGACCCCGAACCCGTGCCGCGCCGCGACCCGCGCCGCACCGTCGTAGACGGCGCCGAAGAACGGGACGATCGACGGCACCAGGAACAGGACCGTCCGGGCCGTGCCGAGCCGCAGGCTGCGCGCCGCGCGGTTCGGCCGGTAGCCGAGGCGGCCGGCGGCGTCCTGGACGGCGGCGGCGGTGGCGGGGGAGACGCGTCCGGTCCACTTCCCGCCGAGGACGAGCGACACCGTGGACTGCGAGACCCCGGCCGCCCGCGCGACGTCCCGGCTCGTCGGACGCGCGGCGGGGCCGCCGGTGGCGTGCAACGGGGCCTCCCTGACGACTGTGCCGACGTCGTCCAGGTTACGGCCTTGACACAGGTGTCAGTTGGAACGTCTGTGCAGAATTACATGGCTGTACAGGCCTTCGTGGTGGTTTGGTAGGGCGCAACAAGTAATACGTATGACCCGCCGGTAACTACGCAGCCTCGGGGGCCGGATGCTCGCCTACGTCCATTTCCTGCGCACGCCCTACGCCGCGCGGCTGCTCGGCGGCACGCTGCTCGGCCGGCTGCCCAACGGGATGGCGGTGCTCGCGATCGTCTTACACGTCCGGGCGGGCCACGGCGGCTACCCGCTCGCCGGGACGCTCGCCGCCGTCTCCGGCCTCGCGATGGCGGCGGGCCAGCCGGTGCTCGGCCGCGCGATGGACCGGTACGGGCAGGCGCGGATCCTGATCCCGTCGGCGCTGGTGGCCGCCGCCGGGTACGCGGTGCTCGCGGGCGTCGGCGCGCGTCCGCTGCCGGTCGCGACGGCCGCCGTGGTCGTCGCCGGGTTCGCGACGCCGCCGCTGGAGGCGGGCCTGCGCGCCCTGTGGCCGGACGTGCTGCGCGATCCCGGCCAGGTGCAGGTCGCCTACGCGCTGGACGCCG
Proteins encoded in this region:
- a CDS encoding LacI family DNA-binding transcriptional regulator; its protein translation is MHATGGPAARPTSRDVARAAGVSQSTVSLVLGGKWTGRVSPATAAAVQDAAGRLGYRPNRAARSLRLGTARTVLFLVPSIVPFFGAVYDGAARVAARHGFGVVLYPWPDGAGPAGSPFAASQEAIDGVLVSSVGPDVPSGFGGLPLVLLDSDPAGPVPTVAFAVEDGMRAVVAHLAALGHRRFGHVAAALDQWTFHARGAALASAVDALPGGAWTRAAAALDVAAARDAAGALLDGPSHPTALICDDDVMAAGAYKAARLRGLNVPGDVSVTGFDDEQLATALEPELTTVRLPAGDLGARGMTALLDLLDGRRPASVALPGSLVVRASTAPPR
- a CDS encoding LysR family transcriptional regulator, which codes for MNLVGHLRCFVAVAEELHFGRAAERLGMAQPPLSQRIRRLETELGVTLFDRSSRRVVPTPAGRLLLDDARELLALADRVHTLGDRVRQSADGALRAGIPAGLGGGVVAALIAAFRARRPAVRLDLREIATGRQAAALADGTLDAGVLRHPTDTRGLALGPMLGQRIGALLPAADAPADLRLGDLAGRDLVLFPRDEAPGSHDEWLAACRRDGYDPPAVHTARRAEFALGLVLSGTAVALVPEPAAIPPGTAWRALAGDPIVWRTSCAWRADGADPAVADFAAVATAVLRTEAGMTPLGAGPLRRVEFRPSSGFLA
- a CDS encoding penicillin-binding transpeptidase domain-containing protein — its product is MRRAWLVIAVIAAVLAGGGAFWLLRGDDGPGDTARRYLAAWTRGDFPAVAALTEGAPPDLARRLGTARDDMAASRQVYTVASTGDKTVSFEAAFTLAGNRTWSYTGVLPFTKSGGKWRVAWTPEILYPGLKDGQRLRTSRAWPSRAAVHAADGTTLSGPGSAGQLAGTTAPATADAARKLGAPYKKGDLAGTDGLQHQYERRLAGTPALAVQIVDGSGAVVKTLQRFGGKDGTPLTTTIDAKAQRAASAALAGVDKPASLVALRPSTGEILAVANKPGGYNRALMGRYPPGSTFKVVTAAALVAGGMGAGTPVACPATVSIGGRTFKNSEYEKFGTVPLRDAFAHSCNTTFAKLAVDRLGEKRLAQVAAQFGFNAPIIGGLPAVRAAFPATADATGLAAAAFGQGEVLTSPLNMAAVAGAAAAGTWRSPRIVAPGLVSQAVDAGGRRPEPPHALDPGVKRALHTLMPAVVSEGTARGVDFPSGTAGKTGTAEFGSGTNPPTHAWFIGYRGDLAFAVVIEGGGTGAEAAAPVAAAFLRAAS
- a CDS encoding AAA family ATPase, giving the protein MRLPEHLELLLTDEPVLDVYAYGPWRVPDGLFEQVSARIDALAADPRAAGLTTDEHKLLTLPAPLVLAETFGILAYLPGGGAIKAGSWSQLPERLLGRHLVNPAQLNSRMTRWDAPGGRWRPPVDWLIEVADRELAIDLARDALVALEGIAPLDERRAALLRLYADPPDCDVNLPKLELREHWSARADDETIALLPELLGPVGYLEWVVQGLLAAFEHLNAAAPVEESVTTHLARLLLQGSMEHVPAEMVVALGEDRYGALRERFAAERRGFKAARWQEHTQAWLARALVEGAADACRAWLDMAMRFVATVQGLPGDPWFPRTEWIPVRQFQTDLRRIFGPRRRVVNALGDTLRQVPRATPATADGASGEPQAPPIGARLVEQPEIVAALRETVAAGGTVRLLLAGPDSTGKRDAAQELGRALSLGRDPLWLTGNLFVGQRLSDAVARLHADARDSVGDRLMIIDGLDAVITDPGNGEVFAAELNRVLAIHPDLHLVALCGAAGDERIREVDPALPQQFRIAHSRPFTAEGHAELFRRAVEAAGGRVTRQAAGAAGELLALTPPVQTLRNARLARHLADQVMPRVLTRDGEPVVRKQDLPLTLDTGQTIGNPLADLTALTGLDTVKKEIALLVAGTQAARLRRDAGLKVAPPTRHMVFTGNPGTGKTMVARLLGRIYKRLGVLSSGHLVEASRAHLVGEYIGQTAPRTRRLVERALGGVLFIDEAYTLSQSALKGDYGYEAIAELVKLMEDHREDLVVVVAGYEREMKEFLAANPGLDSRFPKQIHFDDYTDPELIQVFEYLADDSGFALADGTRDRLGRMLRGTPRGSSFGNGRLMRNLLDVATARQSERIASHPSPSRRSLVTLLPEDLPPVLDKPEELLGHYL
- a CDS encoding magnesium transporter CorA family protein; this encodes MTSGSAQPSHVRTRQWRGGKTTADDFPLSELRDRVADADAAVWVDLCAPSEDDLRLVADVLGLDHVALEDAVTHRERTKLDRYTGYLFLNLYAASAAKGRLALHEVSAFVCDRALVTVRDDDAFDMDGLVRRWDDDLSLWRRGVADEAENVRSLLLYGLLDQIVDGQLDAVQALDDETDAVEELVFDDAPQGREIQHRSFRLRKNLGALRRVALPMREILSTLLRRDTELVPDSMRPYYQDVYDHALHVGEWTDGLRDLVADLLETRIALQDNRLNEVMKKVTSWAAIIAVPTAVTGFFGQNLAFPGRDASSGFVVSSVVLVVLGVGLYGVFKRNGWL
- a CDS encoding serine hydrolase, whose amino-acid sequence is MKAVEDAFRAAGVAGWLHAEDVDTGRSVRVRADEPVVLASVFKVPLLVAFFRQAAAGLLDPAERVTLRPGDRAEGPTGTSILLDDVTLSLRDLAALMITVSDNAAADALYDRVGGADAVNAVLAGLGLTATRITGDARELFAGMLADAGAADFGELWARLDEPGLLERIRALNPVLTSRSTPREMAALLGLVWRDEAAPPAACAQMRRMFGLQVWPHRLSAGFPFDDVRVGGKTGTLPTIRNEIGVVEYPDGGRYAVAVFTRAARPVAALPQADAVIGAAARLAVEALRRPRRP